Proteins from a single region of Phoenix dactylifera cultivar Barhee BC4 unplaced genomic scaffold, palm_55x_up_171113_PBpolish2nd_filt_p 001223F, whole genome shotgun sequence:
- the LOC103721255 gene encoding glyceraldehyde-3-phosphate dehydrogenase GAPCP2, chloroplastic, with protein MAFSTLARSATPLIGGSRGCFPSDSGSRASESFMISCVRSSSSAQIRSSIFGLALSSAESSLSQKPSARSIQPIKATATEAPPMVPRSSTGGKTKVGINGFGRIGRLVLRIATSRDDIEVVAVNDPFIDAKYMAYMFKYDSTHGTFKGTIRVVDESTLEINGKRIAVTSKRDPADIPWGDFGAEYVVESSGVFTTMDRASAHLKGGAKKVVISAPSADAPMFVVGVNEKRYNPDMDIVSNASCTTNCLAPLAKVVHEEFGIVEGLMTTVHATTATQKTVDGPSMKDWRGGRGAGQNIIPSSTGAAKAVGKVLPALNGRLTGMAFRVPTPNVSVVDLTCRIEKSASYDDVKAAIKFASEGPLKGILGYTDEDVVSNDFVGDSRSSIFDAKAGIGLSASFMKLVSWYDNEWGYSNRVLDLIEHMALVGARH; from the exons CGTTCTCGACGCTCGCCCGATCTGCGACGCCCTTGATCGGTGGATCGCGCGGCTGCTTCCCTTCCGATTCCGGAAGTCGGGCTTCCGAGTCGTTTATG ATATCTTGCGTCAGAAGTTCAAGTTCAGCACAGATCCGTTCAAGTATTTTTGGTTTAGCCCTTTCTTCTGCGGAGTCATCATTGTCCCA GAAACCTAGTGCTCGGAGTATTCAGCCAATTAAAGCTACAGCTACTGAGGCCCCTCCAATGGTTCCAA GGTCGTCAACTGGTGGGAAGACAAAGGTTGGCATAAATG GTTTTGGGAGGATTGGAAGGCTAGTGTTGCGCATAGCGACTAGCAGAGATGATATTGAAGTAGTAGCAGTTAATGACCCTTTCATTGATGCCAAGTACATG GCATACATGTTTAAGTATGATTCAACACATGGAACATTCAAGGGAACCATTAGGGTTGTGGATGAGTCCACATTAGAAATCAATGGGAAAAGAATTGCAGTCACAAGCAAAAG AGATCCAGCAGATATTCCTTGGGGTGATTTTGGAGCAGAATATGTTGTTGAATCTTCTGGTGTTTTTACGACAATGGATAGGGCATCAGCTCACTTGAAG GGTGGTGCCAAGAAAGTGGTAATATCAGCTCCATCAGCTGATGCTCCTATGTTCGTGGTTGGAGTAAATGAGAAAAGATATAACCCGGACATGGATATTGTTTCTAATGCTAGCTGTACAACCAACTGTCTTGCTCCTTTAGCCAAG GTTGTCCATGAGGAGTTTGGTATTGTTGAAGGCCTTATGACAACCGTCCATGCTACAACAG CAACACAGAAGACTGTTGATGGTCCATCAATGAAAGATTGGCGAGGAGGGCGTGGGGCTGGTCAAAACATCATCCCCAGTTCAACAGGTGCAGCAAAG GCGGTCGGAAAAGTTCTTCCAGCACTCAATGGGAGACTTACCGGGATGGCTTTCCGAGTTCCAACACCAAATGTTTCTGTTGTGGACTTAACTTGCCGAATAGAGAAAAGTGCTTCATATGATGATGTCAAAGCCGCCATTAA GTTTGCATCAGAAGGCCCACTGAAAGGCATACTTGGGTACACTGATGAGGATGTTGTTTCTAACGATTTTGTTGGCGACTCAAG GTCAAGTATATTTGATGCGAAGGCTGGTATTGGATTAAGTGCTTCCTTTATGAAGCTTGTCTCCTGGTATGACAATGAATGGGGCTACAG cAACCGAGTGCTGGACTTGATAGAGCACATGGCCCTGGTCGGTGCCCGCCACTGA